A portion of the Sphingobacterium spiritivorum genome contains these proteins:
- a CDS encoding DUF6428 family protein: MKLSNIKEILPTLDNVEFQLADGTFVPKHFHVTEVGIVTKHFIDCGGTIRNEKVVNFQLWNANDFEHRLKPTKLLNIIKLSEEKLDIQDAEIEVEYQSETIGKYNLDFNGNHFVLKNKQTACLASDACGIPAEKQKVELSELNSACCSPNSDCC, encoded by the coding sequence ATGAAACTATCAAACATCAAAGAAATCTTACCAACATTGGACAATGTTGAATTTCAATTAGCGGACGGAACATTTGTCCCCAAACATTTCCACGTTACGGAGGTAGGTATTGTTACAAAACATTTTATTGATTGTGGCGGAACGATCAGAAATGAAAAGGTCGTCAACTTCCAGTTGTGGAACGCCAACGATTTTGAACACAGGCTAAAGCCGACCAAACTATTGAACATCATCAAACTGTCCGAAGAAAAATTGGATATTCAAGATGCCGAAATAGAAGTGGAATACCAAAGCGAAACCATTGGCAAATACAATCTGGATTTTAACGGAAACCATTTTGTACTGAAAAACAAACAAACCGCTTGTTTGGCAAGTGATGCCTGCGGTATTCCTGCCGAAAAACAGAAAGTAGAATTATCAGAGCTGAACAGTGCTTGCTGTTCGCCTAATTCGGACTGTTGTTAA
- a CDS encoding helix-turn-helix domain-containing protein has protein sequence MNTLFIKNMVCDRCIMVVQNELDKLGLDAKNVKLGEVTLTKEITPTEKEALVKTLEPLGFEVIDDKKGRIIEKIKNIIIDLVHHQDSDVKTNLSDVLSDKLHHDYNYLSNLFSEVEGTTIEKYFIAQKVEKVKELLVYDELSLSEIAMRLNYSSVAYLSNQFKKVTGLTPSYFKQVREDKRKPLDKV, from the coding sequence ATGAATACACTCTTTATTAAAAATATGGTATGCGACCGCTGTATTATGGTGGTGCAAAACGAATTGGATAAACTTGGTTTAGATGCTAAAAATGTAAAGCTGGGCGAAGTTACCCTTACCAAAGAAATTACACCTACGGAGAAAGAGGCTTTGGTCAAGACTTTAGAGCCATTGGGGTTTGAAGTAATTGATGATAAAAAAGGCAGGATAATAGAAAAGATAAAGAACATTATCATTGACCTGGTACATCATCAGGATAGTGATGTAAAAACCAATCTTTCCGATGTATTGAGCGATAAACTGCACCACGATTACAATTACTTGTCCAATCTGTTTTCAGAAGTAGAGGGTACAACTATTGAAAAATACTTTATCGCCCAAAAGGTGGAAAAGGTAAAAGAACTGCTGGTGTATGATGAACTGTCGTTAAGTGAGATTGCCATGCGCCTCAACTATTCAAGCGTAGCCTATTTGAGCAACCAGTTCAAGAAAGTAACGGGGCTTACCCCGAGCTATTTCAAACAAGTCCGGGAAGATAAGAGAAAGCCGTTGGATAAAGTATAG
- a CDS encoding TolC family protein, giving the protein MNIKFLTAICMCVFTIQLQAQSGLETVLSDVAKNNKTLQTQSKYWDAQKLLYHTGNTLYDPVVSYDFMRGSPYAIAGNQTDINVLQRFDFPTVYSKKKALAGEQSKQADFSLTANRQEILLGAKKICIELIYRNKLQERIIERKTKTEKFLTDFQTKLDKGEGNVLDVNKAKLQLIEINKDYQLNISAINQLHQKLTELNGGIEIVFNDTIYPEYKPVPAFEELEETIEYKDPVRKYLTQQTVVAQKDIEVTKALTLPKFEVGFHYQGILGQQFYGAKVGVSIPLCENKNRVKQKQAELSVAEVQVARHKNEHYYHLKQLYEKYINLQKTVAEYEKVLSSINSIKLLDKALSFGEITTIQYFLEASYFYTATNNYLQAEKEYNDAIAELYQYLL; this is encoded by the coding sequence ATGAACATAAAATTTTTAACGGCAATCTGTATGTGCGTTTTTACCATACAATTGCAGGCACAGTCAGGATTGGAAACCGTCTTGTCTGATGTTGCCAAGAACAATAAAACGCTGCAAACCCAAAGCAAATATTGGGATGCGCAGAAGTTATTGTACCATACGGGCAATACGCTGTACGACCCTGTGGTCAGCTACGATTTTATGCGTGGCTCACCCTATGCCATTGCGGGCAACCAAACGGACATTAACGTCTTGCAGCGTTTCGACTTTCCCACGGTTTACAGTAAAAAGAAAGCATTGGCTGGCGAGCAGAGTAAGCAGGCAGATTTTTCGCTAACAGCCAACAGGCAGGAAATATTATTGGGAGCGAAAAAGATTTGCATTGAACTGATATACCGCAATAAACTTCAGGAAAGAATTATAGAACGGAAAACAAAAACCGAAAAGTTCCTGACCGACTTTCAGACCAAACTGGATAAGGGCGAAGGTAATGTGCTGGACGTGAATAAGGCTAAACTTCAATTGATTGAGATTAATAAAGATTATCAGTTGAACATTTCCGCTATCAACCAACTTCATCAAAAACTGACGGAACTTAACGGCGGTATAGAGATAGTCTTTAACGATACCATATACCCTGAATATAAGCCCGTTCCTGCATTTGAAGAATTGGAAGAAACAATTGAATACAAAGACCCGGTAAGAAAATATTTGACACAACAGACCGTAGTAGCCCAAAAGGATATTGAAGTTACTAAGGCATTGACCCTGCCAAAATTTGAAGTGGGTTTTCATTATCAGGGTATTTTAGGGCAGCAGTTTTACGGTGCAAAAGTAGGCGTGAGCATTCCTTTGTGTGAAAACAAAAATCGGGTGAAGCAAAAGCAGGCTGAATTATCGGTGGCAGAAGTACAGGTAGCACGGCACAAGAACGAACATTATTATCATTTGAAGCAACTGTATGAAAAGTATATCAACCTGCAAAAGACGGTAGCAGAATATGAGAAAGTATTAAGCAGTATCAACAGTATTAAACTATTGGATAAAGCGTTATCATTCGGAGAGATAACCACTATCCAATATTTTTTGGAGGCAAGTTACTTTTATACCGCTACCAATAATTATTTGCAGGCGGAGAAAGAGTACAACGATGCAATAGCCGAACTGTACCAGTATTTGCTATAA
- a CDS encoding DUF1896 domain-containing protein — translation MSTQQKDLSYFRLRLQELLNSSFPEKASNQKFIDQRSSWAANAYEDAFRSGNAIEQCNEIANYILFEGLHFSKFDMVFQVVCNEFDTLMADEELRRFALKMFPVCENVFAQYELADDFAYGYEFDLLYTEITGTIAIWIEENGLQ, via the coding sequence ATGAGTACACAGCAAAAAGACCTGTCGTATTTCCGTTTACGACTACAGGAACTCCTGAACAGTAGTTTCCCTGAAAAAGCCAGCAACCAAAAATTTATTGACCAGCGTTCCTCGTGGGCTGCCAATGCCTATGAGGATGCGTTCCGTTCCGGCAATGCCATTGAGCAATGTAATGAGATAGCGAATTACATACTCTTTGAGGGTTTGCACTTCTCCAAGTTTGATATGGTTTTTCAGGTAGTATGCAATGAGTTCGATACCCTAATGGCAGACGAGGAACTGCGGCGGTTCGCTCTGAAAATGTTCCCTGTTTGCGAGAATGTTTTCGCCCAATATGAACTAGCCGATGATTTTGCCTACGGTTATGAGTTTGACCTGCTCTATACCGAGATAACCGGAACCATCGCAATATGGATTGAGGAAAATGGGCTTCAGTAA
- a CDS encoding efflux RND transporter permease subunit codes for MGEKIKLPEDYHIEYGGQFEAEAEASQTLIATSLLSILIIFLILFREFKTVKLAAIILINLSLALIGGVFSIYFTSGILSIPAIIGFITLFGVATRNGILLVSHYNTLCDEGLDLYDTVIQGSKNRLSPILMTALTAGLALIPLAIAGDLPGNEIQSPMAKVILGGLLTSTLLNIFIVPAVYYLSNKKAAKA; via the coding sequence GTGGGCGAAAAAATAAAGCTGCCCGAAGATTACCACATTGAATACGGTGGGCAATTTGAAGCGGAGGCAGAAGCATCGCAGACCTTGATTGCGACCTCCCTGCTTTCCATTCTGATTATTTTCCTGATACTGTTCCGGGAGTTCAAAACGGTAAAGTTAGCCGCCATCATTTTAATCAACCTGTCTTTGGCATTGATTGGCGGTGTGTTCAGCATCTATTTTACCAGTGGCATTTTGAGCATTCCTGCCATTATCGGTTTTATCACCTTGTTTGGTGTGGCTACCCGTAACGGCATCCTGCTCGTATCGCATTACAATACATTGTGTGATGAGGGGTTGGATTTGTACGATACGGTTATACAAGGCTCAAAGAACAGGTTAAGCCCCATCCTGATGACGGCACTTACCGCAGGGCTGGCATTGATACCGCTTGCTATTGCGGGCGATTTGCCCGGCAACGAGATACAAAGTCCTATGGCAAAAGTGATATTGGGCGGCTTGCTTACTTCTACATTGCTCAACATTTTTATTGTTCCGGCGGTGTACTATTTATCTAACAAAAAAGCAGCTAAAGCATGA
- the arsB gene encoding ACR3 family arsenite efflux transporter, with amino-acid sequence MQPKLKFLDRYLTLWIFLAMAFGVGLGYFFPNISNVTDSLSVGTINIPLAIGLILMMYPPLAKVDYTVLPKAFKDKKVIGISLFLNWVIGTVMMFGLAVLFLRNEPDYMTGLILIGLARCIAMVIVWSDLAKANREYTALLVALNSVFQILSYSFLVWLFINVLPSKLGLANFNVNVSMKDVTESVLIYLGIPFFTGFVSRYVLIKSKGIEWYNRKYIPAVSPITLYALLFTIVLMFSLKGDKILELPVDVIKIAIPLIIYFVLMFFVSFFISKSLNVPYDRNASIAFTATGNNFELAIAVAIAVFGIHSPQAFVGVIGPLVEVPVLILLVRASLWLKKKLY; translated from the coding sequence ATGCAACCAAAACTAAAATTTCTTGACCGTTACCTTACCCTATGGATATTCCTTGCTATGGCATTTGGCGTAGGATTAGGATATTTCTTTCCCAACATTTCTAACGTAACAGACAGCTTGTCCGTAGGAACCATTAATATCCCGCTGGCAATAGGTTTGATACTGATGATGTACCCGCCATTGGCAAAGGTGGATTATACAGTATTGCCCAAAGCGTTTAAGGATAAAAAAGTAATTGGAATATCTTTATTCCTCAATTGGGTAATCGGTACGGTAATGATGTTCGGGTTAGCCGTTCTGTTTTTAAGGAATGAACCCGATTATATGACGGGATTGATTTTGATAGGATTGGCAAGATGTATCGCAATGGTAATTGTATGGAGCGACCTGGCAAAAGCCAACAGGGAATATACGGCACTATTGGTAGCGTTGAACAGTGTCTTTCAGATATTGAGTTACAGTTTTTTGGTTTGGCTTTTTATCAACGTATTGCCGAGTAAATTAGGATTAGCCAATTTCAATGTAAATGTATCAATGAAAGACGTTACCGAAAGCGTGTTGATATACTTGGGTATTCCTTTTTTTACAGGTTTCGTGAGCCGATATGTTCTTATAAAATCAAAAGGCATTGAATGGTACAATAGAAAATACATACCGGCAGTATCACCTATTACACTTTACGCATTATTGTTTACCATTGTACTGATGTTCAGTTTGAAAGGCGACAAGATATTGGAGTTGCCAGTGGACGTGATTAAGATAGCCATACCGCTAATCATCTATTTTGTATTGATGTTTTTCGTGAGCTTTTTTATAAGCAAATCCCTGAATGTTCCTTATGACAGGAACGCGTCCATAGCATTTACAGCCACCGGGAACAATTTTGAATTGGCCATAGCCGTAGCCATTGCGGTTTTTGGTATTCATTCTCCACAGGCATTTGTTGGCGTTATCGGACCATTGGTCGAAGTGCCTGTACTGATACTATTGGTAAGGGCAAGTTTATGGTTGAAGAAGAAACTATACTAA
- a CDS encoding ArsR/SmtB family transcription factor, whose amino-acid sequence MGLTKSEIFTDEQNRLASLFKVLAHPARVAILQYIINQKACICNDLVEELGLAQATISQHLKELKSIGIIQGTIEVKSVCYCIDKNVWKKIQADFNSFFDQEVKVNKCC is encoded by the coding sequence ATGGGACTTACTAAATCAGAAATATTCACGGACGAGCAAAACAGATTAGCTTCTCTATTTAAGGTTCTGGCACACCCTGCAAGGGTTGCCATACTTCAATATATCATTAACCAGAAAGCCTGTATCTGTAATGATCTGGTCGAGGAATTGGGATTGGCACAGGCTACGATTTCTCAGCATTTAAAGGAGTTAAAGAGTATCGGCATCATTCAAGGCACAATCGAGGTTAAATCTGTTTGTTATTGCATCGATAAAAATGTTTGGAAAAAAATCCAAGCAGATTTTAATTCATTCTTTGATCAGGAAGTAAAGGTAAACAAGTGCTGTTAG
- a CDS encoding N-6 DNA methylase, with protein sequence MGFSKRQHLLDNIEALRIAFTLEKEQRNATVGERLSMKQYSGFGGLKFVLNPIANEIDINHWRKTEHDLFPITLELHKLLKEKSEDDKQYRRYVDSMKSSVLTAFYTPPQVIDAISETLRESDVNIQKFLEPSAGIGSFIQSFSENQQTKVTAYEKDLLTGKILKHLYPESNIRVSGYEEIPEKEQNSYDVVASNIPFGDTSVFDLTFSRSKDPAKIQAARSIHNYFFLKGNDMLREGGLQVFITSQGILNSPNNEPIRRALMKSNHLVSVVRLPNNLFTEYAGTEVGSDLIILQKNTAKQPLSELEELFCQSRQTKYDTSSNAFFRDGTRVIHTDRKIDTDPYGKPAIIYTHKDGVAGIAKDLKQMLSEDFGKHLNFDLYKGESNDEPIVQIPITPTPAPPATEPEIIQPERPRFTAPAIVQESQQELKQLSIFDLFENVNETVAVITPPKKTTQAKRQTTKRKRTPRGRQTDLFSGAMQQSYTSPASNGTVNKTLQTNGTKQKTIGDLFSQANSNGQADKSAGTVPATVPEPAPYSDELQQFHRNDCLVVDNGWVGYLQEVDKSDARAIFHPLQLPSLQKARAEAYIQVRDTYIDLYQKEAEKHSEHKEERENLNRLYDAFVKRYGNLNSADNIKLIKTDSVGKEMPYLERVVGGVIHKADIFSRPVSFSTATIATDNPEEALSASLNKYGSVDLDFMSEISGMPADALKEALHGLIYYNPLQKEYEIFERWVAGNVVEKANEIRDYLESNPDDTQAKESLTVLEEARPRRIEFEELDFNLGERWIPTGIYARFASHLFDADVKIHYSDSADDFSVTCKQKNVHIWDKYAVKAQSRTYDGIALLKHALVNTTPDISKTVQVDGKNVKVRDMEAIQMANTKIDEIRTSFNDWLHAQNDEFKIRMTDQYNDTFNCFVRPHYDGSHQVFPELDRKALGIEDLYSSQKDAVWIIKLNNGAICDHEVGAGKTLIMCTGAQEMKRLGLAHKPMIIGLKANIPEIAEAYRTAYPHAKILYPGIDDFTPQKRLRIFGDIKNNEWDCVILTHDQFGMIPQSPEIQKEILQSELDSVEENLDVLRSQGDEVTRGMLAGAEKQKENLEVKLKTLQHDIENRKDDIVDFKMMGIDHLFVDESHQFKNLIFNTRHSRVAGLGNQQGSLKALNLLFAIRTIQERTDADMGATFLSGTTISNSLTELYLLFKYLRPRALAKQGINSFDAWAAIYAKKTTDYEFSVANNIVAKERFRYFIKVPELAQFYSEITDYRTAEMIGIDRPEKNEIFYNIPPTPDQEKFIEKLMEFAKSGKGELLGRKPLSKKEEKAKMLIATDYARKMSLDMRMVSPHYQDHADNKASHCADNIAKYYNKFNAQKGTQFIFSDLGTYKPNQWNIYSEIKRKLVEDHDIPAHEIRFIQEAKNDKQRKELIKGMNEGKIRVLFGSTSMLGTGVNAQKRAVAVHHLDTPWRPSDLAQRDGRAIRKGNEIAKHFNDNKVDVIIYAVEKSLDSYKFNLLHNKQLFIDQLKSNNLGKRTIDEGGMDEKSGMNFSEYVAILMGNTDLLDKAKIEKQIAGLESERQSFNRSKSSAKYKLEDYEAELGKAQSRYDRMSLDWNNLQGRIQKNTDGSVANLIKLDVLSPNADIKQIGAKLNQLADKSRTGGDYEEIGNLYGFQLLVKTEMSQKEGVDIRVNRFFIQGEGTIKYTFNNGVMAKDPETASLNFIKALEKLPTYIRKEQENMADFQKNIPILKEVINGTWTKENRLSELKTELAAIERKIQLSNTPEPIENSTEQVEKQQENPKAMESVVPTKSIYMSRGVL encoded by the coding sequence ATGGGCTTCAGTAAACGGCAGCATCTCTTGGACAATATCGAAGCCCTGCGGATTGCCTTTACATTGGAAAAAGAGCAACGAAACGCTACCGTGGGTGAAAGACTGTCAATGAAACAATACAGCGGATTTGGCGGTCTTAAATTCGTATTGAACCCCATAGCAAATGAAATAGATATCAACCATTGGAGGAAAACCGAACACGATTTATTCCCCATTACGCTGGAACTCCACAAACTGCTCAAAGAAAAGTCCGAAGACGATAAGCAATACCGCCGATACGTGGACAGTATGAAAAGCTCCGTGCTGACGGCTTTTTATACACCTCCACAGGTAATTGATGCAATTTCCGAAACCCTGCGGGAAAGCGATGTAAATATTCAGAAATTCCTTGAACCCTCCGCAGGTATCGGCTCGTTTATACAATCCTTTTCCGAAAACCAACAAACCAAAGTAACTGCCTATGAAAAAGATTTGCTGACAGGCAAAATCCTAAAACACCTCTATCCCGAAAGCAATATCCGTGTGAGCGGTTATGAGGAAATCCCCGAAAAGGAACAAAATAGCTATGATGTTGTTGCAAGCAACATTCCGTTTGGCGATACTTCCGTGTTCGATCTTACGTTTTCCCGAAGCAAAGACCCCGCAAAAATACAGGCTGCCCGTAGCATACACAATTATTTCTTTTTGAAAGGAAACGATATGCTCCGTGAGGGTGGTTTGCAGGTATTTATTACTTCGCAAGGAATTTTAAACAGCCCCAACAATGAGCCGATACGTAGGGCGTTAATGAAAAGCAACCATCTGGTGTCGGTTGTCCGATTGCCAAACAACCTGTTCACGGAATATGCAGGTACAGAAGTCGGAAGCGACCTGATTATCCTGCAAAAGAATACGGCAAAACAACCTCTGAGCGAATTGGAAGAGCTGTTTTGCCAAAGCAGGCAGACCAAATACGATACTTCAAGCAATGCTTTTTTCCGTGACGGTACGAGGGTCATACATACCGACCGTAAGATAGATACCGACCCATACGGAAAACCTGCAATTATCTATACGCATAAAGACGGTGTTGCGGGGATTGCCAAAGATTTGAAGCAAATGCTTTCCGAAGATTTTGGAAAGCACCTGAATTTTGATTTGTACAAAGGCGAAAGCAACGATGAACCTATCGTACAAATTCCGATTACGCCAACGCCGGCACCTCCGGCTACTGAACCCGAAATCATACAACCCGAACGACCGCGTTTTACTGCACCAGCCATTGTACAGGAAAGCCAGCAGGAATTAAAACAGCTAAGCATTTTCGACCTGTTTGAAAATGTAAATGAAACCGTAGCGGTTATTACCCCGCCAAAGAAAACCACCCAAGCCAAAAGACAAACGACAAAAAGAAAACGTACCCCAAGAGGTCGGCAAACCGACCTCTTTAGCGGAGCGATGCAACAGTCCTATACATCTCCAGCATCAAACGGCACGGTCAATAAAACCTTACAAACCAATGGCACAAAACAGAAAACAATCGGCGATTTATTTTCACAGGCAAACAGTAATGGCCAAGCCGATAAGTCAGCCGGTACCGTACCTGCTACTGTTCCCGAACCTGCTCCGTACAGTGACGAACTCCAACAGTTTCACCGTAACGATTGCCTTGTCGTAGATAACGGTTGGGTCGGCTATTTGCAGGAAGTGGATAAAAGTGATGCAAGGGCAATATTCCACCCGTTGCAGTTACCGTCTTTGCAAAAAGCAAGAGCCGAAGCATATATCCAAGTTCGTGATACCTATATCGACCTCTACCAAAAAGAAGCCGAGAAACATTCAGAACACAAGGAAGAAAGGGAAAACCTTAACCGCTTATACGATGCTTTTGTCAAAAGGTACGGAAATCTCAACAGTGCGGACAATATCAAGCTCATCAAAACAGACAGTGTAGGCAAAGAAATGCCCTATCTGGAGCGTGTCGTTGGTGGTGTAATCCATAAGGCAGATATATTCAGCCGTCCTGTAAGTTTTTCTACCGCAACCATTGCAACGGACAATCCCGAAGAAGCGTTATCGGCTTCGCTGAACAAATACGGAAGCGTGGATTTGGACTTTATGTCCGAAATCAGCGGTATGCCTGCTGATGCTTTGAAAGAAGCCTTACACGGTCTCATCTACTACAATCCATTGCAAAAGGAATATGAAATATTCGAACGCTGGGTTGCGGGCAATGTAGTGGAGAAAGCCAACGAAATAAGAGATTACCTCGAAAGCAATCCCGATGATACCCAAGCTAAAGAAAGCCTTACCGTTTTGGAAGAAGCCCGACCAAGACGTATCGAATTTGAGGAACTCGATTTTAATCTGGGCGAACGCTGGATACCCACTGGCATCTACGCCCGATTTGCATCGCATCTGTTCGACGCAGATGTGAAAATCCACTATTCGGACAGTGCCGATGATTTTTCCGTCACCTGCAAACAGAAAAATGTCCATATATGGGATAAATATGCGGTCAAAGCCCAAAGCCGGACGTATGACGGGATTGCCCTGCTCAAGCACGCCCTTGTCAATACCACACCCGATATTTCCAAAACGGTACAGGTTGACGGAAAGAATGTCAAGGTACGGGATATGGAAGCCATACAAATGGCGAATACCAAGATTGACGAAATCCGAACCTCCTTTAACGATTGGCTCCACGCCCAAAACGATGAGTTCAAGATAAGGATGACTGACCAATACAACGACACCTTTAACTGTTTTGTCCGACCGCACTACGACGGTTCCCATCAGGTGTTTCCGGAATTGGACCGAAAAGCATTGGGTATTGAAGACCTGTATTCAAGCCAAAAGGATGCTGTCTGGATAATAAAGCTCAATAACGGTGCTATCTGCGACCATGAAGTAGGTGCCGGAAAGACGTTGATAATGTGCACGGGTGCACAGGAAATGAAGCGTTTGGGACTGGCTCACAAACCGATGATTATCGGGTTGAAAGCGAATATACCTGAAATTGCCGAAGCCTACCGCACCGCCTATCCGCACGCTAAAATACTCTATCCGGGCATTGATGATTTTACGCCCCAAAAACGACTGCGGATTTTCGGAGATATTAAGAACAACGAGTGGGATTGTGTGATATTGACCCACGACCAGTTCGGAATGATACCCCAATCGCCCGAAATACAAAAGGAAATCCTGCAATCCGAACTGGACAGTGTGGAGGAAAATCTTGACGTTTTGCGAAGTCAGGGCGATGAAGTAACCCGGGGTATGCTCGCCGGAGCAGAGAAACAGAAAGAAAACCTCGAAGTCAAGCTGAAAACCCTGCAACACGACATTGAAAACCGCAAAGATGATATTGTGGACTTCAAGATGATGGGTATCGACCATTTATTTGTAGACGAAAGCCACCAATTCAAAAACCTGATTTTCAACACAAGGCATTCAAGGGTTGCAGGATTGGGCAATCAACAGGGAAGCCTAAAGGCACTGAATCTTTTGTTTGCTATACGGACTATACAGGAACGTACCGATGCGGATATGGGGGCAACTTTCCTTTCGGGTACGACTATCAGCAATTCACTGACCGAATTGTACCTGTTGTTCAAATACCTGCGACCAAGGGCTTTGGCAAAACAGGGCATTAACTCGTTTGATGCGTGGGCGGCAATCTACGCAAAGAAAACAACCGATTATGAGTTTTCGGTCGCCAATAATATCGTGGCAAAAGAGCGTTTCCGCTACTTTATCAAAGTGCCGGAACTCGCTCAATTCTACTCCGAAATCACGGATTACCGTACCGCCGAAATGATTGGAATAGACCGTCCCGAAAAGAACGAGATATTTTACAACATACCTCCAACTCCAGACCAGGAGAAGTTTATTGAAAAGCTGATGGAGTTTGCCAAATCAGGCAAAGGGGAATTACTTGGCAGAAAACCGCTATCTAAAAAAGAAGAAAAAGCAAAAATGCTTATCGCTACGGACTACGCTCGAAAGATGTCTTTGGATATGCGAATGGTAAGCCCCCATTACCAAGACCACGCCGATAACAAAGCTTCCCATTGTGCAGATAATATTGCTAAATATTACAATAAATTCAATGCACAGAAAGGCACGCAGTTCATCTTCTCGGATTTGGGAACATACAAGCCAAATCAGTGGAATATCTACTCCGAAATCAAACGTAAGCTCGTGGAAGACCACGACATACCTGCACACGAAATCCGCTTTATACAGGAAGCGAAGAATGACAAGCAACGAAAAGAGCTAATCAAAGGAATGAACGAGGGCAAAATCCGTGTCCTTTTCGGTTCTACGAGTATGCTCGGTACAGGTGTGAACGCACAGAAAAGAGCCGTTGCCGTACACCATTTAGATACGCCGTGGCGACCGTCCGACCTTGCGCAAAGGGACGGTAGGGCTATCCGCAAAGGCAATGAGATTGCCAAGCATTTTAACGACAATAAAGTGGATGTAATCATCTATGCCGTTGAAAAATCGCTGGATAGTTATAAGTTCAACCTGCTGCACAACAAACAGCTATTTATTGACCAATTAAAATCCAACAATCTTGGTAAACGGACGATTGACGAAGGTGGTATGGATGAAAAGTCGGGTATGAATTTCTCGGAATATGTAGCTATCCTTATGGGCAATACCGACCTTTTGGACAAAGCTAAAATAGAGAAACAGATTGCCGGATTGGAAAGCGAAAGGCAATCGTTCAATCGTTCAAAATCAAGTGCCAAGTACAAACTGGAAGATTATGAGGCAGAACTTGGAAAAGCCCAATCCCGCTATGACCGTATGAGCCTTGATTGGAATAATTTGCAGGGACGTATCCAAAAAAACACTGACGGTTCCGTTGCCAACCTTATTAAATTAGACGTTTTGTCGCCCAATGCGGATATAAAACAAATCGGTGCAAAGCTCAATCAGCTTGCCGACAAATCCCGAACGGGTGGGGATTATGAAGAAATCGGTAATCTGTATGGCTTTCAACTTTTGGTAAAAACGGAAATGTCACAAAAAGAGGGGGTGGATATTCGTGTAAACCGTTTTTTTATTCAAGGTGAGGGTACTATCAAATATACATTCAACAATGGTGTAATGGCAAAAGATCCCGAAACAGCTTCACTAAATTTTATTAAAGCATTGGAAAAGCTGCCCACCTATATCAGAAAAGAACAGGAGAATATGGCAGATTTCCAAAAAAACATTCCAATACTTAAGGAAGTAATCAATGGTACGTGGACAAAAGAAAACCGACTTAGCGAACTCAAAACGGAGTTGGCGGCAATTGAGCGGAAAATACAGTTATCTAACACTCCGGAACCAATAGAAAATTCTACAGAACAAGTCGAAAAGCAGCAAGAAAATCCAAAGGCTATGGAAAGCGTAGTACCGACAAAAAGTATTTATATGTCACGGGGAGTATTGTAA